A region of the Vanrija pseudolonga chromosome 2, complete sequence genome:
AGTGGGaccaacgccgagctcgcgctggtcgAGCGCAGTCCTTGCTATCCGTCGCTTGGACCGTGCTGATGGCGACAGTATGGGCATGGCCTGGAAGAACGGCAGCAGCTACCCTTGGGAAGAGACCAAGTGGGTGTCCGGCATTGAAGTTGTCAAGGTCAACATTACTCTGCGAATCTACGCTGCCAAGTGGCATGTGTACGCCGGACTCGCCATTTTGAACCCGGCTGCTCAGCGTCAGATCCAGCAGTACGCCCGGAGCACGACCGAGTTAATGAAGCTCATGTTGGGTGGGCACCGTGATGAGCTTGCACGCCGTGTGTGGGCAGCGCGAGAGGCCGTCTTCGGCTGGGGGCCGAATGAGGACGCAGTTcatgacgaggacggcggacgacgaccaaTCCTGTTGAGCGAGGACATTCTCGATCAGTTCTCTTTGGGCGAGTACGACAAGAAGCGCGACGATCAGCCCAACTCGCACTTGAGTCTTTTGGCAATGGTGGACTGCTGGGCCGCGCTCAACATTCACCCCTTCGAGCACCTTGAAGTCGCCGGAACCCCAGTGTTCATGCTCTGGATCGGTGAGCTTTATTATCCTTCCCCGCTGCGTGGCAATCTCTAATATCCTGCAGGTGTTGCGGAGTATTTGTTCCGATCGCGCGAGAGGCTCGCAGCAGCAATCGACGCGGGCCTGGCGGACCGTGTTTTCCGTGCCGACGATCTCGAGTTTACAATTGCTGCCCGCGGATGGGGCGAGTGCGTCAGCTTTGGCAACTTTGATCTCTATGAGAGGCGATTCCTCGACACTGCGAGTGAGTGGACAAACGCGTCCGAGTAGTACGAGTGAATGTGCCAAGGAACGGGGGTAGCTGGCACGGGGCACAAAGGGGCACGCGACCGCAGCAGTTGCGATGAACGGCGCaccgtcgtggtcgtgcaCGTCACTCGGCACGCCCGCGGCCCGCATTCACACGGCCAACGGGTgacggcgaccgcgtcgcaCACTGTTGGCACCGCTGCCCCACAAGACACGCCACGTTCTCGGTCGGACACTGACAATTGGCAGGCTTTTTCGCTCCACGATTCGAGGGTGCAAGCAAGATGGGCACCAAGATGATCAAAACCATTCAAGAAGCGCAACAGCGTTCCAACTAAGCTCTGTTCCGGGTGCAACTTACCAGAACCTCGTCTCTCAGGCCCGAGCAGCTAGTTAACAGCGCCAGATCGGTTCACCTGGCCTTGACAACGGTGCTGCCTCAATGTGACATAGACTATGCACGGCGTTGAGCTTGAGTGGCCCTCGTTTTCATCAGTGGCTATACGACGCCATCTCACTGACTGCAGGCGGcgtcgctcctcgctcgGAGTACACCTAGATCCCGGGCGGTGCTCTTGGCTGCGCGTCGCCAGCAGACACACCCTGGGCTGCGTTGGccctcccgccccgcccggTTTGCGATGGCTGGTCTGGCCGGTGACAACCACGGTCAAGTGGCACCAGGCGCCAGCGAGTGCCAAACTTCAAAGTTTGGTGCTTGTCGCCGAATGCTATCTCAAACCATAAGCTCAAACCCCTTGTGTCCAATGACAGGCCCCAACACAGTTCCCATGGCCCTGACTCCCTCCTCGGatgctgctcctgctggcATGTCGCACAAGGATGGGGGTGGTGTTCTTGTCCCGGGCCCTCCACGGCACGCACACTTGGTAAGAGCACGTCTCTTCAGAGGTGCTGCCCTAACTAGTCTCTTCAGAGGTGCTGCCCTAACTAGGCCCGCAGAAAGGCCCTCTGCCAGACTTGTGCCGCAGCACGAATCAAGGCGGTAGTACGCAGATAGGGCTCCGTCTCCGCCGTCTCCTCTAGGGCACACTCCGCTTTCTTCGCAGTGCGTCGGCACCTCCGTGGCCGGTTGCCTCCGTTGcccccaccccgcgcgcAACATTCAATCACCCCTCCGGCCAATTCGGCAGCGGCTACCAGTCGGCCGCCCAAATTGTGGCCCGCTGCCTtcgtgccgctgctgccaaaACGTCAGGCACGGCACGGGGCACGAAGCAGACAAGCAGCgcgccacacccacaccgccTCAGTCCGCCGCTTGCTTCCAGCCTACATAGCTAAACAAAAGCGGCACCGGTGCACTTGCGGGAATCGCACAGTGCACTCAGGAGCGGCATTCGCGAGTCGACAATGACGCCGGTGGCGCCCCCTCCGTGGGCTGATTGAGGACTGAATCGATCCCATCCAACGTaccaccccacccctcccccccgcctcgacctcttcGTCTCCCCCTTGATATGTGCCTCGTTTTCCCGCGTGCCTGGGCCTGGGACTAGCTTTGTTAGCAAGTCCCGGAGCAATCCAGTCAGCTGTGGGCCACCAGCCTGGTACCCATTTATCCGGTGGAGTTGCAGCTACCTGCGGAGAGGAGAGGACGAGCGGAGTCAGAAGTCTGaggtgaggagggaggagggggagccGAGTGAGCGGGCGTTCCCGCCCAACTCTGTCTTTGGCTGGACGAGCTCTGTCGTCACGAGATCACATCGATTAAGCTGCTGCTTGTGGCCCAGCAATCTGTGCCGAGTGATCAGCACAGTGTGCCTTGTCCGCACATCTCCCCAGGgagcggggagggggagcgagGGGGTGAGGTGTAGCGTTTCATTTTCTTGCctgtagtcgtcgtcgggtaTTCTTGCCGCTCAATTGCAGAGGCAGTGAGTGACAAGGTCGCAAACATGCCCCCCTGTATGACGCTTGCCCCCCGCTCTTGCCGTCGTTGGTGCCGAGCACGATCACCACTCACCATACCCGTCccccctcgctgccgctgccatcgccagcaccacctccTTTCATCTCCGACAAGGCACGCTCAATCCAGGCAACTATTACAACCTGGCGGTTGGACCTGACCGACCTGAAGATACCCGTCATTATGCACGTAATCTCATCACAGCCACTCGTGATACAAACGTTACTCCCGACTCGCCACCTTCCTAGTCTAAGTCCCGCCGACTGGTGTGCACACAAGTGGGCACCAGAGCAGTGTTTCAACGAGCTCCGCATACCAACGGAGGAGAGACAGGTGGCAGGGGACGAGAAGGGCGAAGCGCGAGAGAGATGGGGTAGGGTGGGGAAGCCCAAAGGGAGGGAAAGGGCGTCTATGTCCCGGCTGCCATGTCACAAGATCGTAACAAGAGAAGCCAGTTGTGGCGCGCCACAAGCGTGGGTGGCGAATCATCAAATCCAAAGGACTTGAGCGGCCTCCCACGACCGGGTTGGTCGTAACAGTGGTCGTCTGAAAGGAAACGTTATTGGGGCGTCTCGGTCGAATCGAAAAGCAGAGAGCGGCGATGGAGTGGGGCTGGATGAGGTGACGGTTGGCCACCGTGGTTGTTGGGGCGCGCGTATGGGGCGAACTATCGACCGTAGGTTGGATGTATCGGCTAGGTCGGTCCGCAGTAGTTAGGCGATGCTAGGTAATTGTCTTTGTTGGAGAGTGAAATGTTCGTTGATCAAGCCGAGAGGCCCAAAAGAGTCAGAGTCCAGCGTGTATATCCTTCGGTGGTCCCTACACTAGCCGTCCAGCGGTGCGTAGAGGTCGAGGCAGAGTCGTCGTCTATCACCGTCAGAGAACAGCGAGTCGAGCAATGACGCCGTTCGGTCCGATGTATTTGACAAACGGCGGGTCATCGTGTAGGGACGTGATTGCTCATCGAGGTTCTAGGACAAGTCGACCCTGCTTCCGCCTGACTGGCAATAGTGCTGGTCAAGCTCCAGAAGCAGACAAAGGATTGGCGTGTTTACACCACTCAGGCAAGGCTAGCCTGCCACCCATTGTCCTGTTGCACGCTGTTGTACTGCGGCAACggagggagagggggaggatgGGAGTGATTGTCCCAGACGGGTTGGCTATGGTTGCCGCCGTGGGGAGGGTGCGAGTGAGGGTTTGGCAGCACCGGTGTGCCCCAGTTATCGCCGCTCTGCACGACGTGATGCGTCGAGCCCTGCTGGCTGTCCATGGAACCGGACGAGCTGGGAGGGTTGTCTTCGCGGCCAACAGTTGTCAGGAGACGAAGTGCAGGAGCTGGGCCAGGCGGTTGATGCCATTGCTGGTACTGCGGCCCACTTCCATAGCTTGGTGACACGATGGGAGATGCCATGGGAGGTTGCTGCGAGagcggaggcgggggcggcggcgcagcagtgGACGAGTAGTAAGAGAACGAGCCAGGCGCTGTGGAAGGCGGCTGGTAATTGTACTCATTTGCCAGATAGTAGCCACCAGACTCGGATGacgaaggcggcggcacacTTTGCCGACGAGTGTGCCCACTCTCcgccgttggcgttggcgcaGTATGAGAGATGCGAGGGTTGGGGGAGGCGTAAGGGTCGTACCTTCTCGAAGACGATGACGGCCGAGAGGGCCCGCTTTGGCGGGGCATGGGCGCGAAGTGCATCGATTGCGGGTCAAAGTAGCCTTGCGAAGAACCGGGGGGCGCGCCGTAAGGTGGCATAGGCGCGGCCGATGACCCAAAGCCACTGCCCATAGGGGGCACGGCCACAGACCGGAGTCGGGGCTGGTGGTGAGGGTTCTCCATGGGCACACCAGGAGGGCCGTACGACTCGTACACCTCGGCATTGTAGGGGACGCTGCCACGAGCCATCGGCGAAACAAGTCGGTCATCGAGTTCTCCATGGTAGCGAGGCACGCCGTCCTGTCCCATTTCAATAGAAGGAGGGTAGCGGAAGCTGCCGA
Encoded here:
- the tyr1 gene encoding putative prephenate dehydrogenase [NADP(+)] — its product is MLQRLIRAAQLSTRRLHQTRPLPRFQAPRPIPAPPLHPSLVRAFAMSTTASTSAVAGKPVIGIIGMGDMGRLYATKLSAGGHRVVVCDKPELFENLSTEFGGSGIEVLQDGHAVSRLADFIVYSVEAAAIGAVVRQYGPSTKIGATVAGQTSVKAPEKEAFDKYLPADVDVVSVHSLHGPSVTTEGQPLIIIHHRGPQEKVTMVEDIFRSFKSRYVYLSYEEHDEVTANTQAVTHAAFLSMGMAWKNGSSYPWEETKWVSGIEVVKVNITLRIYAAKWHVYAGLAILNPAAQRQIQQYARSTTELMKLMLGGHRDELARRVWAAREAVFGWGPNEDAVHDEDGGRRPILLSEDILDQFSLGEYDKKRDDQPNSHLSLLAMVDCWAALNIHPFEHLEVAGTPVFMLWIGVAEYLFRSRERLAAAIDAGLADRVFRADDLEFTIAARGWGECVSFGNFDLYERRFLDTASFFAPRFEGASKMGTKMIKTIQEAQQRSN
- the sge1_7 gene encoding Global transcription regulator sge1 codes for the protein MSDDKGEDIAPPFHGFIATTYDALLVFEAARRGMIPRVTRRLNDSERNLVQSGSVFVYDEQESGIKRWTDGHSWSPSRILANFLVYRETIKPSEGGKDGKDEVKREPMPIAPAGSRPGSSHRHDGRPSTGSSGSGSPAVTEGRYAESSRMALEAAQRPLVHGQMRPRSAAEAGGCVLENGVLIDRHLERKLVGSLTNSYLFQPGGLVKKTMTLTVSGFHQHVVSYYTLEDAVAGRLRRPSTIPEFAALEISPDYLNLGSFRYPPSIEMGQDGVPRYHGELDDRLVSPMARGSVPYNAEVYESYGPPGVPMENPHHQPRLRSVAVPPMGSGFGSSAAPMPPYGAPPGSSQGYFDPQSMHFAPMPRQSGPSRPSSSSRRYDPYASPNPRISHTAPTPTAESGHTRRQSVPPPSSSESGGYYLANEYNYQPPSTAPGSFSYYSSTAAPPPPPPLSQQPPMASPIVSPSYGSGPQYQQWHQPPGPAPALRLLTTVGREDNPPSSSGSMDSQQGSTHHVVQSGDNWGTPVLPNPHSHPPHGGNHSQPVWDNHSHPPPLPPLPQYNSVQQDNGWQASLA